The nucleotide window AGTGAGCCGCGGATTCGACGAGGCCATCGAACGCTTCCTCACCTACCTGAATGTCGAGGCGGGACTTGCCGCCAACACCCTGAGTTCCTACGGCACCGACCTCTCCGATTTCCTGGATTTCTGCGAAGAAAAAAAACTGCGCACCCCCGGCGCGCTTACGCCCGAGCTGGCAAGTTCCTATCTTGCCTCGCTCGACAAGCGCGGGCTTGCCGCGCGCACCCGCGCGCGCCGGCTCTCGGCGCTCAAGCGCCTCTACAAGTTTCTCATCGAGGAAGGCGAGCTGAGCGAGAACCCGCTTGCGCTCATCGGCGCCGGGAGGCTCTCGCGCAAGCTGCCCGACGTGCTCACCCGCGAGGAAGCGCTGCGCCTTCTCGAAGCGCCCGACCTCGACACGCCCGAGGGCCTTCGCGACCGCGCGATGCTCGAGCTCCTCTACGCTACGGGCCTTCGCGTCTCGGAACTCTGCGGGCTGCGCGCCGCGCAGTTCAACGCCGATGCCGGATTTCTGCGCGTGATGGGCAAGGGCTCAAAAGAGCGCGCCGTACCTGTCGGCGATGCGGCCGTGCACTGGCTCGCGCAGTACGTTAAGACCGGTCGGGGCGAGCTTCTCAAGAAACGCCAGAGCGCGTTCCTGTTCGTGGGGCGCAAGTCGAGCAAGGCGCTCACCCGCCAGGCCTTCTGGCAGCGCATCAAGCGCCACGCGGCGGCGGCCGGGATCGAGAAAGACATCTCGCCCCACACGCTGCGCCACAGCTTCGCCACGCATCTTCTCGATGGCGGCGCCGATCTGCGCAGCGTCCAGGCCATGCTGGGGCATTCGGACATTTCCAC belongs to Chrysiogenia bacterium and includes:
- the xerD gene encoding site-specific tyrosine recombinase XerD; the protein is MERFLTYLNVEAGLAANTLSSYGTDLSDFLDFCEEKKLRTPGALTPELASSYLASLDKRGLAARTRARRLSALKRLYKFLIEEGELSENPLALIGAGRLSRKLPDVLTREEALRLLEAPDLDTPEGLRDRAMLELLYATGLRVSELCGLRAAQFNADAGFLRVMGKGSKERAVPVGDAAVHWLAQYVKTGRGELLKKRQSAFLFVGRKSSKALTRQAFWQRIKRHAAAAGIEKDISPHTLRHSFATHLLDGGADLRSVQAMLGHSDISTTEIYTHVSRKRIRETYDSFHPRAQAKRK